One stretch of Pseudomonas sp. NC02 DNA includes these proteins:
- a CDS encoding DUF2986 domain-containing protein: MNRQKKLQQLFKAKAKKASAKLAPAKKDKYISKADRLKLAAESGDEPVVTSES; this comes from the coding sequence ATGAATCGTCAAAAAAAACTACAGCAGCTGTTCAAGGCCAAGGCCAAAAAGGCCAGCGCCAAATTGGCACCGGCCAAAAAGGATAAATACATCAGCAAGGCAGACCGATTGAAGCTGGCTGCCGAGTCCGGTGATGAGCCTGTTGTTACCTCTGAGAGCTGA
- a CDS encoding glutathione S-transferase family protein, with translation MIIVHHLNNSRSQRILWLLEELGLPYELKRYQRDPKTNLAPPELKAINALGKSPVIQDGPHVVIESGAIIDYLIRRHGNGRLQPDPATATYDEYVQWLHFAEGSAMLPLMLNLYVGRLGDAGAPLHPRIESEVANYLGYLDNALGLTPYLVGDELTGADIQMSFIGEIARAQGKLQAYPNVAAWVQRFQERPAYRKALEQGGAYAFAK, from the coding sequence ATGATCATCGTCCACCACCTCAACAACTCCCGTTCGCAACGCATCCTGTGGCTGCTCGAAGAACTCGGCCTGCCCTACGAGCTCAAGCGCTACCAGCGCGACCCGAAAACCAACCTCGCGCCCCCTGAACTCAAGGCGATCAATGCCCTGGGCAAATCACCGGTGATTCAAGACGGTCCCCACGTGGTGATCGAGTCCGGCGCCATCATCGACTACCTGATTCGCCGCCATGGCAACGGCCGCCTGCAACCGGATCCGGCCACTGCCACCTATGACGAATACGTGCAATGGCTGCACTTCGCCGAAGGTTCGGCCATGCTGCCACTGATGCTCAACCTGTACGTTGGGCGCCTGGGTGACGCGGGTGCGCCGTTGCATCCGCGTATCGAATCCGAGGTGGCGAACTACCTGGGTTATCTGGACAACGCACTGGGGCTCACGCCGTACCTGGTGGGTGACGAATTGACCGGCGCGGATATCCAGATGAGCTTCATCGGCGAAATCGCCCGGGCTCAGGGCAAGCTGCAGGCCTATCCCAATGTGGCGGCGTGGGTGCAACGGTTCCAGGAACGGCCTGCGTATCGCAAGGCGCTGGAACAGGGTGGCGCATACGCGTTCGCGAAGTAA